A region from the Acidiferrobacter sp. SPIII_3 genome encodes:
- the glgX gene encoding glycogen debranching protein GlgX, with product MSDERRSTGPRAAGRHAVWPGRPYPLGATWDGEGVNFALFSEHAEGVELCLFTEDGRHETARIPVRWQTDQVWHCYLPEARPGWLYGYRVYGPYDPRHGHRFNGNKLLLDPYAKAIAGELRWSNAHFAYRVGHRLEDLSFDRANNAPFMPKARVVESAFSWGDDRLLRTPWHDTIIYELHVKGFTWLHPLIPQDLRGTYAGLGSARVIEYLKSLGITAVELMPVHAFIDDRHLVERGLRNYWGYNSIGFFAPDARYSASGRISEFKTMVKAFHTNGIEVILDVVYNHTAEGNHMGPTLSFKGIDNLSYYRLSSEDARYYMDFTGCGNTLNMLHPRVLQLIMDSLRYWVLEMHVDGFRFDLASTLARELHDVNRLSAFFDIIHQDPVLSQVKLIAEPWDLGEGGYQVGNFPVGWTEWNGKYRDVVRAYWKGEGGVIGELAYRLTGSSDLYGHGGRNPYASINFVTAHDGFTLEDLVSYNHKHNEANGEDNRDGTDTNLSWNCGVEGPTDDLAIRALRARQKRNMIATLLLSQGVPMILAGDEIGRTQRGNNNAYCHDDPINWVNWELTPEDHEFLRFVQHVIRIKQNHKVFRRRSFFQGRRIHGSDIKDITWLKPDATEMNDEEWRQSFARRLGLFLAGEGLEEFDDRGRMIGDVDFLWLLNAHHEEIPFALPPYRTQGWQVDIDTSYSVPARATGAVITSGVYPLQGRSLVLLREATPDRRMGLGH from the coding sequence ATGAGCGATGAGCGTCGGTCCACCGGACCACGGGCTGCGGGCCGTCATGCGGTCTGGCCGGGACGGCCCTATCCCCTGGGCGCCACCTGGGACGGCGAGGGCGTCAACTTCGCCCTGTTTTCCGAACACGCCGAAGGGGTGGAGCTGTGTTTGTTCACCGAGGACGGGCGTCACGAGACCGCACGCATACCGGTACGCTGGCAGACCGATCAGGTATGGCACTGCTACCTGCCGGAGGCGCGGCCGGGTTGGCTTTATGGCTACCGGGTCTATGGGCCCTACGACCCGCGCCACGGCCATCGCTTCAACGGCAACAAGCTGCTCCTCGACCCGTATGCCAAGGCCATTGCCGGCGAGTTGCGCTGGAGCAATGCGCATTTTGCCTACCGCGTCGGCCACAGGCTCGAGGACCTGTCGTTCGATCGCGCCAACAACGCGCCATTCATGCCCAAGGCGCGGGTCGTGGAATCGGCATTCAGCTGGGGCGACGACCGGCTTTTGCGCACGCCCTGGCATGACACCATCATCTATGAGCTGCACGTCAAGGGCTTCACCTGGCTGCACCCGCTCATACCCCAGGATTTGCGCGGCACCTATGCCGGCCTCGGATCGGCGCGCGTCATCGAATACCTGAAGTCGCTTGGCATCACCGCAGTCGAGCTCATGCCGGTGCACGCCTTCATAGATGATCGTCATCTGGTCGAGCGCGGGCTGCGCAACTACTGGGGCTACAATTCGATCGGGTTTTTCGCTCCCGATGCGCGCTATTCGGCGAGCGGCCGGATATCCGAATTCAAGACCATGGTGAAGGCGTTTCATACAAACGGGATAGAGGTCATCCTCGATGTCGTGTACAACCATACGGCCGAGGGCAACCACATGGGCCCGACGCTGTCCTTCAAGGGCATAGACAACCTCTCCTATTACCGCCTGTCGTCCGAGGACGCGCGCTATTACATGGACTTCACGGGCTGCGGCAACACCCTGAACATGCTCCATCCGCGCGTCTTGCAGCTCATCATGGACTCGCTGCGTTATTGGGTCCTGGAGATGCATGTCGACGGTTTTCGCTTCGATCTCGCCTCGACCTTGGCGCGCGAGCTGCACGATGTGAACCGGTTGTCGGCGTTCTTCGATATCATCCACCAGGACCCGGTGCTCTCGCAGGTCAAGCTCATCGCAGAGCCTTGGGACCTTGGCGAAGGCGGGTATCAGGTCGGCAATTTTCCGGTGGGCTGGACCGAGTGGAACGGCAAGTACCGCGACGTGGTGCGCGCCTACTGGAAGGGGGAGGGCGGGGTCATAGGCGAGCTCGCCTACAGGCTGACGGGTTCAAGCGATCTCTATGGGCATGGCGGCCGCAATCCCTACGCCTCGATCAATTTCGTGACCGCGCACGACGGCTTCACCCTCGAGGATCTGGTGAGCTACAACCATAAGCACAACGAGGCCAATGGCGAGGATAACCGCGACGGTACCGATACCAACCTGTCATGGAATTGTGGCGTCGAGGGACCCACGGACGACCTCGCCATACGCGCCCTGCGCGCGCGTCAGAAGCGCAACATGATCGCCACCCTGCTGCTGTCGCAGGGGGTCCCGATGATCCTCGCCGGCGACGAGATCGGGCGCACGCAACGCGGCAACAACAACGCCTATTGCCATGACGACCCGATCAATTGGGTGAACTGGGAGCTGACGCCGGAGGACCACGAGTTTTTGCGGTTCGTCCAGCATGTGATCCGCATCAAGCAAAACCACAAGGTATTCCGCCGGCGTTCGTTTTTTCAGGGGCGGCGCATCCACGGCAGCGACATCAAGGACATCACCTGGTTGAAGCCCGACGCCACCGAGATGAACGATGAGGAGTGGCGGCAGAGCTTTGCCCGCCGTCTCGGGCTGTTTCTGGCCGGCGAAGGGCTGGAGGAATTCGACGACCGGGGGCGCATGATAGGGGATGTCGATTTTCTGTGGTTGTTGAACGCGCATCACGAGGAGATCCCGTTTGCGCTGCCCCCCTATAGGACTCAGGGGTGGCAGGTGGATATCGATACCAGCTACAGCGTCCCGGCGCGCGCCACGGGGGCGGTGATCACAAGCGGTGTCTATCCCCTGCAAGGGCGCTCCCTTGTGCTGTTGCGCGAAGCCACCCCGGATCGGCGCATGGGGCTTGGACACTGA
- the treZ gene encoding malto-oligosyltrehalose trehalohydrolase, translating into MTVHKDARAAGAARRHEPLGFGAECVEGGVRFRLWAPAARRVDVVLEEEGAAVPMDAVDGGWFQVTSGQARPGSLYRYRIDGDLKVPDPGSRFQPQDVHGASEVVDAQAFAWGDEGWRGRPWGEAVVYELHVGTFSPEGTFAGAMALLPRLVSLGVTAIELMPLADFPGHANWGYDGVLPFAPDSHYGRPEDLKALIVAAHGLGLMVFVDVVYNHFGPDGNYLGVYAPEFFTSRHRTPWGDAINFDGPGSAAVRAYFIANARYWLCEYHCDGLRFDAVHAIVDDSPQSILTAIAEAVAPLRAHGRHIHLVLENENNEARHLHGGDGPQGFTAQWNDDIHHVLHVLLTGEHDGYYADYTDDPAGRLGRCLTEGFAYQGEWSAVHQGARGESTQGLPPAAFVGFLQNHDQIGNRAFGERITALASPAAVRAATAVLLLAPSPPLLFMGQEFACSRPFLFFCDFGPELGRAVTEGRRREFARFPEFADESRRAHIPDPNSPATWAKSRLDWTEAERAPGRDWLTFHRALLATRARELAPRLVAGEARAEGFERFGARGLTVSWRFADGARLHLAANLGDAEVVALDRAGAAPVTLYETRAPADGGRLGPWEVRWGLWPAMAGTTAGGP; encoded by the coding sequence ATGACGGTTCACAAGGACGCGCGGGCTGCGGGGGCGGCGAGGCGTCACGAGCCCCTGGGCTTCGGGGCCGAGTGTGTCGAGGGCGGGGTACGGTTCCGGTTGTGGGCCCCGGCGGCGCGCCGGGTCGACGTGGTGCTGGAGGAAGAGGGGGCGGCGGTCCCCATGGATGCCGTGGATGGCGGCTGGTTTCAGGTCACAAGCGGACAGGCACGCCCGGGGAGCCTGTATCGTTACCGCATCGACGGTGACCTGAAGGTCCCGGATCCGGGATCGCGCTTTCAGCCGCAGGATGTGCATGGCGCGAGCGAAGTGGTGGATGCACAGGCCTTTGCGTGGGGCGATGAGGGGTGGCGCGGGCGCCCGTGGGGCGAGGCGGTGGTCTACGAGCTTCATGTCGGCACCTTCAGTCCCGAAGGGACCTTCGCGGGCGCCATGGCGCTCCTCCCGCGACTGGTCTCGCTTGGGGTGACGGCCATAGAGCTCATGCCGCTCGCCGATTTCCCGGGGCACGCCAACTGGGGTTATGACGGCGTGCTGCCGTTTGCCCCCGACAGCCATTATGGCCGCCCCGAGGACCTGAAGGCCCTGATCGTCGCCGCCCACGGTCTTGGGCTCATGGTGTTCGTCGACGTCGTTTATAACCACTTTGGCCCGGATGGCAACTATCTCGGCGTCTATGCCCCCGAGTTCTTTACCTCACGCCATCGCACACCGTGGGGCGACGCCATAAACTTCGACGGACCGGGTAGCGCCGCGGTGCGCGCCTACTTTATTGCGAACGCGCGCTACTGGCTTTGCGAATACCATTGCGACGGTCTGCGTTTCGATGCCGTGCATGCCATTGTCGACGATTCGCCGCAATCGATATTGACCGCCATCGCCGAGGCTGTGGCACCGCTGCGGGCCCACGGACGCCATATCCATCTGGTCTTGGAAAACGAGAACAATGAGGCCCGCCATCTCCATGGCGGCGACGGGCCTCAGGGGTTCACCGCGCAATGGAACGATGATATCCATCACGTCCTGCATGTGCTTTTGACAGGTGAGCATGACGGCTACTATGCGGATTACACGGATGATCCGGCCGGCCGGCTCGGCCGCTGCCTGACCGAGGGCTTCGCCTACCAGGGGGAGTGGTCGGCGGTCCACCAGGGGGCGCGCGGTGAATCGACGCAAGGACTCCCGCCGGCGGCGTTCGTGGGGTTTCTGCAAAACCATGACCAGATCGGCAACCGCGCCTTTGGGGAGCGCATAACGGCGCTCGCGTCGCCCGCGGCGGTACGCGCGGCGACCGCGGTGCTCCTGCTCGCGCCCTCGCCACCCTTGCTGTTCATGGGCCAGGAGTTTGCCTGCAGCCGGCCGTTTCTGTTTTTTTGTGACTTCGGGCCCGAGCTCGGTCGCGCCGTGACCGAGGGGCGGCGCCGGGAATTCGCGCGCTTCCCGGAGTTTGCCGACGAATCGCGTCGCGCCCATATCCCAGACCCCAACAGCCCCGCAACATGGGCCAAGAGCCGGCTCGACTGGACCGAGGCCGAGCGCGCGCCGGGTCGGGATTGGCTTACGTTCCATCGCGCGCTGCTCGCGACCCGCGCGCGCGAGCTTGCCCCACGGCTGGTCGCAGGCGAGGCGCGCGCCGAGGGTTTTGAGCGCTTCGGCGCGCGCGGCCTGACCGTGAGCTGGCGCTTTGCCGACGGCGCGCGACTGCATCTTGCCGCGAATCTCGGGGATGCGGAGGTGGTCGCATTGGATCGTGCGGGTGCCGCGCCCGTGACCCTCTATGAGACGCGCGCGCCGGCAGACGGGGGGCGGCTCGGTCCTTGGGAGGTCCGCTGGGGCCTATGGCCGGCGATGGCCGGCACGACGGCAGGCGGTCCGTGA
- the treY gene encoding malto-oligosyltrehalose synthase, whose protein sequence is MSRRAGASRAAQSAPGQAHHECPVRATYRWQFHKGFGFRDATRLVPYLAELGISHCYASPYLKAHAGSNHGYDIVDHMHINPEVGTETERLAFVRALNAHGLYQILDVVPNHMRVDDPENRLWWDILALGRRSRFAHYFDIDWVTPERPYEDKVVIPILGGPYGEVLEAGDIVLDFDAGHGGFIVRYYDHLLPLGPGSYPQLLAEVAQSVAGLGPGDEAIGQEISDLIALFERASIQAVDMATAAASAGLVVEGASRMGAWVTGHARCAEALKTVLARYNGFEGAGAHRYDALHALLEQQAYRLAFWRVAGYEINYRRFFDINELAALRMEDPEVFAATHELIGRWIAAGDVTGLRIDHPDGLRDPRGYCARLQDWARERRQSAGAGAAADPGPLYVVVEKILGASESLPGDWPVHGTTGYDFTRLASGVLVDAKGEAGIDAAYEAFVGACDDYAGLLYECKALILHTILGSEIHTLGLALDRIAERDRRTRDLTLSAQRTALFEIVACFSVYRTYVTAAGVSAADRAVIDAACAQAKERNPLVEPAAVDFIRDLLLLEGLDGCAPEEQGEILDFVGAFQQYTGPVMAKGLEDTLFYRYNRMVSLNEVGGDPSRFAVSRAAFHEANGERLRHHSKTLLATSTHDSKRSEDVRARLHVLSEIPQAWGECGQWLKARHAALKGLGGAAPSARDEYLFYQTLIGIWPLTHTPEAWTDVRARLKDYMLKAVREAKGETSWVKPAPEYEDALVAFVDAVTDPEANGETLAGLAAFIAPIARVGLWTALSQVALKLTVPGVPDFYQGTELWDFHLVDPDNRGAVDYASRARILAEVARFDVEDAGGRAVLLTAWLTHPEDGRVKMHLTRCLLHLRRAYPWLFAEGHYEPLEAQGPHARHLVGFIRRSEDAVALVVVPRHYWALTRGGQRLPLGCAVWEETRILPPAGLAIPSWRDVLSGELVTPAATGAGSLGAATLLAHFPIAVLIAPLEGRGDKRG, encoded by the coding sequence GTGAGCCGGCGCGCTGGCGCATCGCGCGCGGCACAGTCGGCCCCCGGGCAGGCGCATCATGAGTGCCCGGTGCGCGCCACCTACCGCTGGCAGTTCCACAAAGGCTTTGGTTTTCGCGATGCCACACGGCTTGTTCCGTATCTGGCCGAACTCGGAATCAGCCATTGTTACGCCTCACCGTATCTCAAGGCCCACGCCGGCAGCAATCATGGCTACGATATCGTAGACCACATGCACATCAATCCCGAGGTCGGCACCGAGACCGAGCGCCTAGCCTTCGTGCGGGCACTCAATGCCCATGGGCTTTACCAGATTCTCGATGTCGTCCCAAACCATATGCGCGTCGACGATCCGGAAAACCGCTTGTGGTGGGACATACTGGCGCTCGGGAGGCGGTCCCGGTTCGCGCATTATTTCGATATCGATTGGGTGACACCCGAGCGGCCCTATGAGGACAAGGTCGTCATCCCGATCCTCGGCGGACCTTATGGCGAGGTGCTGGAGGCCGGGGACATCGTCCTTGACTTCGATGCCGGTCATGGGGGGTTTATCGTGCGTTATTATGATCACCTCCTGCCGCTAGGCCCCGGGTCCTATCCGCAGCTTCTGGCAGAGGTCGCGCAATCCGTCGCAGGCTTAGGCCCTGGCGATGAGGCGATCGGGCAGGAGATATCGGACCTTATCGCGCTTTTCGAGCGGGCCTCGATCCAAGCCGTGGATATGGCGACCGCCGCCGCGTCAGCGGGCCTCGTGGTCGAGGGGGCGAGCCGCATGGGCGCGTGGGTGACCGGGCATGCGCGGTGCGCCGAGGCCCTGAAGACGGTACTGGCGCGCTATAATGGGTTCGAGGGTGCGGGCGCGCACCGCTACGACGCCCTGCACGCGCTCTTGGAACAGCAGGCCTACCGGCTGGCGTTCTGGCGCGTCGCCGGATACGAGATCAACTACCGGCGTTTCTTCGACATCAATGAGCTCGCCGCGCTGCGCATGGAAGACCCCGAGGTGTTTGCGGCGACCCACGAGCTCATCGGCCGCTGGATCGCCGCCGGTGATGTGACCGGGCTTAGGATCGACCACCCCGACGGCCTGCGTGATCCGCGCGGCTATTGCGCGAGACTCCAGGACTGGGCGCGGGAGCGCAGGCAAAGTGCGGGGGCGGGGGCCGCAGCCGATCCTGGGCCCTTATATGTGGTGGTGGAGAAGATCCTGGGGGCCAGTGAATCATTGCCCGGGGACTGGCCGGTGCATGGCACGACCGGCTACGACTTCACGCGCCTTGCAAGCGGCGTGCTCGTCGATGCCAAGGGCGAGGCCGGCATCGACGCCGCCTACGAGGCGTTCGTGGGCGCTTGCGACGACTATGCGGGCCTGCTCTATGAGTGCAAAGCGCTCATCCTGCATACCATCCTTGGCAGCGAGATCCATACCCTGGGGCTCGCGCTCGACCGCATCGCCGAGCGTGACCGGCGCACACGCGATCTCACGCTATCGGCGCAGAGGACCGCGCTCTTTGAGATCGTGGCGTGTTTTTCCGTGTACCGCACCTATGTGACCGCCGCCGGCGTGAGCGCGGCGGATCGCGCGGTGATCGACGCGGCGTGCGCGCAGGCCAAAGAGCGCAACCCGCTCGTGGAGCCGGCGGCGGTGGATTTCATCCGCGACCTGTTGCTGCTCGAGGGCCTGGATGGGTGCGCCCCCGAGGAGCAGGGCGAAATCCTGGATTTCGTGGGGGCGTTTCAGCAGTATACGGGTCCGGTCATGGCCAAGGGTCTGGAGGACACGCTCTTCTATCGCTATAACCGCATGGTGTCGTTAAACGAGGTCGGTGGCGACCCGTCGCGTTTCGCGGTCTCGCGCGCGGCCTTCCATGAGGCCAATGGCGAGCGCCTGCGCCATCATTCCAAGACGCTGCTTGCGACCTCCACCCATGACAGCAAGCGCAGCGAGGACGTGCGCGCGCGGCTGCATGTCCTGTCCGAGATCCCACAGGCATGGGGTGAGTGCGGACAGTGGCTGAAGGCGCGTCACGCGGCCCTCAAGGGCCTGGGCGGGGCCGCGCCCTCGGCGCGCGATGAGTACCTCTTTTATCAGACCCTGATCGGCATCTGGCCCCTCACGCATACCCCCGAGGCCTGGACGGACGTGCGCGCGCGCCTGAAGGATTACATGCTAAAGGCCGTGCGCGAGGCCAAGGGCGAAACGAGCTGGGTTAAGCCCGCCCCCGAGTATGAGGACGCTTTGGTGGCATTCGTGGACGCCGTCACCGACCCCGAGGCAAACGGCGAGACGCTCGCAGGACTCGCGGCCTTCATCGCTCCGATCGCGCGCGTGGGGCTCTGGACGGCGTTGAGCCAGGTGGCGTTGAAGCTTACCGTGCCCGGGGTCCCGGACTTCTATCAGGGGACCGAGCTGTGGGATTTTCATCTCGTGGACCCGGACAACCGGGGCGCGGTGGACTATGCGTCCCGTGCCCGGATACTGGCCGAAGTCGCGCGCTTCGATGTGGAGGATGCCGGCGGACGCGCGGTTTTGCTTACCGCATGGCTTACGCACCCCGAGGACGGGCGCGTGAAGATGCACCTGACCCGATGCCTTTTGCACCTGCGGCGCGCCTATCCCTGGCTCTTTGCCGAGGGCCACTACGAGCCCTTGGAGGCCCAAGGGCCCCATGCCCGTCATCTCGTGGGTTTCATCCGCCGCAGCGAAGACGCGGTCGCACTCGTAGTCGTGCCCCGCCATTACTGGGCACTCACGCGCGGTGGCCAGCGCCTGCCCCTGGGATGCGCCGTGTGGGAGGAGACACGTATCCTGCCACCCGCGGGCCTTGCGATACCGTCATGGCGCGATGTCTTGTCGGGCGAGCTCGTAACACCGGCCGCCACCGGCGCCGGGTCCTTGGGGGCCGCCACGCTCTTGGCGCACTTTCCCATCGCGGTCCTGATCGCGCCCCTGGAGGGGCGGGGCGACAAGCGCGGATGA
- a CDS encoding NAD(P)/FAD-dependent oxidoreductase — translation MKKTIIVAGNGFASLFFLMYFLDSPIFPFAAAIFRRLYSRYDIILIGNGTFIYFPAIPEFLTKKRNKKGITVDIRPFLWRRNIRFVEGQVMELQDGGRTVVTDHGTYRNDILFLGIGPTFRKEDIPGTAEYTYSPCYGPDDMDRFIAKLDALDSGIIYVGFSINRKDGFVAGRTGPMYESACLLDSALRARGVRDRFEIHFFSPDRSPGDKGPLTDRLAERGIIRDDGYSPEKFVEGGMIDHDGTFRKADLVLYSAAMTGPPLIHQSRCLPASVGGHIDVDRYGQVKGLPHVYAAGDCAAHEAPPPWVPHQAHMAQLRAQAAARNVRTALTGRDAACTYRHELSCILDMESDGMWMHISEDGRPPFRGIFPKRSRHLVRVKMLLEWVFLFYLRHL, via the coding sequence ATGAAAAAAACAATCATCGTGGCCGGCAACGGGTTCGCATCTCTCTTTTTCCTCATGTATTTCCTAGACAGTCCCATTTTTCCATTCGCGGCGGCAATTTTTCGGAGGCTATATTCGCGTTACGATATCATCCTTATTGGCAACGGGACTTTTATTTATTTTCCCGCGATCCCCGAATTTTTAACGAAGAAGCGAAATAAGAAAGGCATTACGGTCGACATTCGCCCGTTTCTGTGGCGGAGAAATATTCGCTTTGTAGAAGGCCAGGTCATGGAGCTGCAGGATGGTGGTCGAACCGTGGTCACGGATCACGGAACCTACCGCAACGATATCCTTTTTTTGGGGATCGGGCCGACCTTTCGGAAGGAGGATATCCCTGGTACGGCCGAGTACACCTACTCGCCCTGCTACGGGCCAGATGATATGGATCGCTTTATAGCCAAGCTCGACGCCTTGGATAGTGGGATTATTTATGTTGGTTTTAGCATCAACAGAAAGGATGGCTTTGTCGCCGGGCGCACGGGCCCCATGTATGAATCCGCCTGCCTTCTGGATTCCGCGCTGAGGGCGAGGGGTGTCCGCGATCGTTTCGAGATTCATTTTTTCTCTCCTGACCGCAGTCCGGGAGACAAGGGCCCGCTTACCGATCGACTCGCGGAGCGGGGGATCATCCGCGATGATGGTTATTCGCCTGAGAAGTTCGTTGAAGGCGGGATGATCGACCACGATGGGACGTTCCGCAAGGCGGACCTCGTGCTTTACTCGGCGGCGATGACCGGTCCGCCTCTTATACACCAGTCGCGCTGCCTGCCTGCGTCAGTCGGCGGCCATATCGATGTAGATCGATATGGTCAGGTCAAAGGTTTGCCCCATGTGTATGCTGCCGGCGATTGCGCTGCCCACGAAGCGCCGCCACCCTGGGTGCCCCATCAGGCGCATATGGCTCAGCTACGGGCGCAGGCCGCCGCCCGAAACGTGAGAACGGCGTTAACGGGGCGGGACGCGGCTTGCACATATCGCCATGAGCTGTCGTGCATCCTGGATATGGAGAGCGACGGTATGTGGATGCATATCTCCGAGGATGGCAGGCCGCCTTTCAGGGGTATCTTCCCGAAACGATCACGGCATCTCGTCCGGGTCAAAATGCTGCTCGAATGGGTATTTCTTTTTTATCTTCGACACCTCTAG